Proteins co-encoded in one Papaver somniferum cultivar HN1 chromosome 5, ASM357369v1, whole genome shotgun sequence genomic window:
- the LOC113277290 gene encoding histone H2B.4, translating into MAPKAAEKKPAEKKPAEVKKAEKAPAEKKPRAEKKLPSKDASSTDKKKKKSKKSVETYKIYIFKVLKQVHPDIGISSKAMGIMNSFINDIFEKLAAESSRLARYNKKPTITSREIQTAVRLVLPGELAKHAVSEGTKAVTKFTSS; encoded by the coding sequence ATGGCGCCGAAAGCAGCAGAGAAAAAACCAGCAGAAAAGAAACCAGCCGAAGTGAAGAAAGCTGAGAAAGCACCAGCAGAGAAGAAACCCAGAGCCGAGAAGAAATTGCCAAGCAAAGATGCTTCATCaacagataagaagaagaagaaatcaaagaaatcagTCGAGACTTACAAGATCTACATCTTCAAAGTTCTGAAACAAGTTCATCCTGATATTGGTATTTCAAGTAAAGCCATGGGTATCATGAACAGTTTCATTAATGACATCTTTGAAAAACTTGCTGCTGAATCATCGAGATTAGCTAGGTATAATAAAAAACCAACTATTACTTCTCGAGAGATTCAAACTGCTGTTCGTCTTGTTCTTCCTGGTGAATTGGCTAAACATGCTGTTTCTGAGGGTACTAAAGCTGTTACCAAATTTACTAGTTCTTAA